DNA from Triplophysa dalaica isolate WHDGS20190420 chromosome 9, ASM1584641v1, whole genome shotgun sequence:
CAAATCTTATGAGAGTTACTCATTACTGAGTGCTGAAGGACTCGTAATTTGTCGGGAGATTTCCCATCATCCACTGCGCGCTAACTCCTGTACGGCGGAAACAGGGCGCAGCAACCGAGCAGGTTCTCAACTGTGATCTTCATTCAAGGCTAAAATGGCAGGAGCAGAAGGAGACGATTCACTTTATCCCATCGCTGTTTTGATCGACGAACTGAGAAATGAAGATGTTCAGGTAAACATCAGTCAGAGTAGACGTCGTGTTGCactaaagaaaaatacacatacaaCGCGTAACTGCTGCTAACATGATTCGCTTAGCAGCTAACGTTACCCGAGGCTTGCACAGATTTGTTATGAAGGAAATCGTTTTTTGCCTGTTAATCAAGATCTAAATGCTTCAAAGGCTAATTAGATTCCTTCTAATAAATAGACCGAGTGTGGATAATATATCATCAGGCTATATTAATCAGGAAATGACTTCGCATTCTGTGGTTATTTCAAAGCCTTTTGAGCTGTCTTAGCTAGAGAGTTTAGCGCATCATAGACGTAATAGAGcacattttgtcatgtttagACGTAGATACATTGAACATTTAATGAGCAATTCCACGCAAATTGCCATGAATTTCCCCCCCACTATAGTTTTTATTCATACTGGTATCTCATATGGGAGTATTTTACGTTTTAAATGCCCACTTAAGGTCTCTGTCGACGTATTTGCTCGTTTCTGAATGAGGCGGGTGACGTTAAGTGTAGCTTTTAGAAGGATCACGTCAATAAGTTTGTGTCTCCCTTTAAAATGTGCACAGTaacattaaatcaaaatgttttacaaagaaCCATCCCTTCTATATTTGCTGGGTGTTATTGCATTTTGTAATAACAGTAGTATTTTGTCTCCCTTAAATGTACTGTAGAGCTTGTATATTTCTCTTAGCGGCTATAGAAAATATAGGCCGATATGTTTGGACAATGGTCAGTGCTTTAGAAAACTGATGGTGCAATATATTGGTAATTAATACAATCCCTGAGaattaatttttgttttgacaTCAAATGTCATGTCCATTGTTTCAGTTGCTCAAAGACAAATAAAAGTCTTCTGCTTTTTTCAGTTGCGTTTGAACAGTATTAAGAAGCTGTCCACTATTGCGCTGGCTCTTGGTGTGGAGAGAACGCGAACTGAACTACTACCCTTCCTCACCGGTAAGACATCTATGCAACAAACATAATTTGCTATCACCTAAATCTGACATTTACATCCCtctagcacacatacatctggcagACGTCTATTTGACGCCTGCATTTACGTCTGCAAGACATCTGTAGTACATAGgtttgtttgctcatctgcaatacgtcctGGAGCCATTCTGATCTGGAAAATATCTGCTGTGCTAAACATCTTCgcaagagcagctttacatccattcttaatcataaacatcttacagatgtcTTCTAGATGTGTATaggacatctgacagcagatgTCTCcgagatgtattgcagatgagcaagcTATGTTAATGAAGTTAATGCAGAAGTCAAATATACGTCTGCCAGATGTATGTGTTTCCATCCACCAGTTTTTCATTTGGGTAAACTTACTTTctttaaactatatttataaatgttagaTTTATAATaactaattttattttttattgtggcGGAATCAACTGTAATTTTTACATGCTGTGTATATTCATTTGAACTATGAACAGACTCTGAAGTCTTTAAAACAAAGTAGATGGACAGACAAGTTCTACATGTTATGCAGATTTTTATAGACCGTGTgtggtaaatattttgtgaatttaagGTCCCACTTTGGTTAATGGATTGTCCATCATcaagtttacgtacatacaaggtgtaaaaacactttcattttctaacaataggcagttattataatgttactcctttactgactctcaaatgattcttTCGGCAATTCATCTGACTAATCCCCTCTTTTCTGACGGCCTaatctgatctgattggtcagatggtctagtatgttgtgattggtctaccgtgtACAGCATAGCaatgtcgcaaatggaacgtacGCGATATTACACGGAGTGATGCAAATTTACGGAAATCAGAAAAACAGACGACTCGTTCCCGTGATTGTTTAGACtcctttttttttctcaagcccataactttgttattcgttcactttcggcttaacaacttggcagactgcttacgttcacagacacacagcaacattacataTGGCATGAAGTGTAATTTaaaggacattgtaatagttactcTTTGAAGATATTGACATAACTTTTGGTTTTAAGAGCATTGGAATGtcttaattaaattatatcCGTTCATCTCTAGATACCATTTATGATGAGGATGAAGTTCTTCTTGCCTTGGCCGAGCAGCTCGGAAGTTTCACCCTGTTGGTTGGAGGTCCGGAGTTTGTCCACTGTCTGTTGGTAAGAACAATGAAAAATTAGACAACTGAGCACACGCTCAGTGTTATCTCGGTCTCATCTGGAGTCAAAAATGCTTGTTTTGGTAATTTTCTGTTAGCCTCCCTTGGAGAGTTTGGCGACTGTGGAGGAAACGGTTGTGCGAGACAAGGCTGTGGAGTCCCTGCGGAAGATCTCTCAAGAACATTCCCCTGTAGACCTGGAGGTGCACTTCGTGCCGCTGGTGAAGCGCCTGGCCAGCGGGGATTGGTTCACCTCCCGAACATCTGCCTGCGGTCTTTTTAGCGTTTGTTATCCACGTGTATCCAGCTCTGTTAAAGCAGAAATCCGCCAGTAAgttaaatattgttatcattATTTATGGTACTCTACcttttaattttcatgtatACAGGGACAATGTCACATTTAGCTGAATTTAAACTTTGGTTAGAATTcactttatttagtttttgagGTGATGAAATTTCAATATCATAGATCCCTAGAGTGATGTTATGTTTGTCTCTGCAGGCACTTCCGCACACTCTGCTCAGATGACACCCCTATGGTGCGCCGTGCCGCCGCCTCTAAGCTGGGCGAGTTCGCTAAGGTTCTGGAGCTGGACTATGTTAAGAGCGACATCATTCCTCTCTTCACAGCGCTAGCATCCGATGAGCAGGTAGCCTGTTGCATTTATTCCCAGTCATCATGTGGGTGCTCTTTTTGGTGgctatagttttttttactttgtgctTCAGGACTCAGTGCGGCTGCTGGCAGTAGAAGCCGGCGTTAGCATTGCAACCCTCCTGCCGCAGGAGGATCTGGAGACCCTGGTCATGCCAACTCTGCGTCAGGCAGCCGAGGACAAGTCCTGGAGGGTGCGCTACATGGTGGCCGACAAGTTCTCAGAAGTGGGTTCTTAGGAAACATATTTGGCCGTCGTCCACGTTGTCCCGGTGAGGGTGATTTAACTTTGGTTGATTTCTTGTCTTTATGAAGTTGCAAAAGGCGGTTGGCCCAGAAATCACCAAGAACGATTTGGTGCCGGCGTTCCAGAACTTGCTGAAAGACTGTGAGGCAGAGGTCCGCGCTGCTTCTGCCAACAAGGTGAAAGGtgaggtttgcttttgttttggaGAGAAATTGGGCTTTGGGAAGCTGACAGTCATGCAACAATAACATTTATCTCTGCAGTTTTCTGCGAAAATTTGCCTGAAGACAGCAGGGAGACCATCATCATGACTCACATTCTGCCATGCGTCAAGGTACACAAGATTTAATCTCCCCCACTTGTTTATAAACTGGCGTGTATCTGAACAGTTATACTACAGGGTGGCAGTCAAATTCTTAGAAGGGGGCTTAGAGAAAACAGTTTTTTGATGTGATATCATATCTGGGCAGGTATCCGATTATCTCTGCCAGACGTCTTGCTGgatgtcttgtttgttttctctttttttatgtttttttaatatgtttgcaTATTCGTCCTGAACAAGTGACTTTCTTTTGGGAGTGATTCAATAATTGTGTATTATGCATAAGCAGTGGAACCCAAACAACCTGGTATGACCTGTCTGTAAAGATGATCGGTGTTTACTTAGTGGTTGTTGGGACTGAATTCTCTTATGTCTGACTGACTGAATGTCTGACTTTTCTCTGGCGCTCATAGGCAGCAGGGGTCACTGTTGTAAAATGTACATCACGTGTCGCtctgcatttatatatttagtcaCTGCAGAATTAGGCTGAAATGAGGCGTTTGTGATACTTTTATTAATCTTGCTTTAAGCTTATAATGGACTTTACCACAGAACCTTTTATATGGGCAACACAGCTGTACAGGAAACAGTTTGGCTTGAGTTGACCATTACATTAGCAATGGAAAATCTGATTCACTTTAATTGGTTGAAATTCCTTTGAAAGGAAGAAAATGAATCATCACTTAAGTGTGTTTAGCAGCCTTTGCGTGACGTTTTATGTGTTCGGTTAAGCAGCAAAATGATTTATAACACTGTTTGATAGGGCTGTGTATCGATTTAGATGATTCGATTCTGATTCACAAGTAGGGATGCAGCGATTATCGAATTTCACTATTAAGCGCTTATTAAAGTTTATTAATTGTCAAAGATCTTTTACGCCGCGTATTGCTGTTGCACAGAACGGAACTGTTGCAACttgcacaaaatgaaaacaaatttacACCAGCTTAAATAGCCGTGTTTATCATAGACACGGAGGCCATGACACACACAAGATTATCTATTACAGAGAGACCAAACAGCGATTCTTACATGAACATTCATAATCAAGGCTGTAGCGGTAACAGTTGGGCTTTCAGTGCAGTAAACTGAGTCCCACACCTGCTACGGGTATATGATAgtgtattttatgtgtttatgtttttatgtgtgttaaaTCATTTTACATATAGTACAATTTGAGAGCGTGTTGCGCTGGAAATTAATCctacatgtttcttttatgctggtaaaaatacagtttgcattataaaatcatcctaccagtttattttttcaatgcggtttatattatattaagttTTTGCCCTGCGTTAGGAAAATCTGATGGGGTAGGACAATTCTAAAACCGGTACAGCCCCGCGagcatgagttttttttttttttgccgaCGCAGCTCGTCTTTCTCTTGGTCTATCTGTCCAGCGGCCGGTGTGCTGTCAATTTATGCACATTATGAACATTAATGTTCACGCTAAAGCCAACATGATAATGCATGATAATATTATAACGCTTATTTTCCATTATTATCATTTAGCGTCTGGTATCTGTCTGTTGTAATCTACATCGGGATATTTGGGAGACATCTGCgatatacaataacatcatcACATCGCCCAGCCTAAGTACAATGCAATTGACCAATATGGGAATTGGACGATAGATTCAGGGCTTTTGAGAATTGATGTCGAATAGACcgcattttaaaaaacaaaaatccgCCCAGTCCTACTGTTTGAGTTGTATAAATTGTCTTGACGCTTTACCTTTTTTACCACCCCATCAATTTAATCCCGAAGGTTTCCGACAAAATGTACTATGGTAACATTTTCCTTAATCTTATTAAATTCTATGCAAAATACACATGTTATCCCTATTGCACAATCAAAAATAAGTGCTAATAAACTATAAAGACTTTCACACACTGTTTAATGGAGGCCtttatattaatgtaaaataattttataggATTAGCGTGATAAACGGTATAAAGGTGTAGTCAAGAGATGTACAAACTGAATCGGTCCAATGAATGATATATCTGCAGAGCACATGTGGACACATATGcgtcaataaaatgtttgatcCTCAGCTTTTGGATTTCTAAATTCCAGACCCAGACTTTTCATGACAGGCCCACTTTTACACGTTGTGTCCGTTTGAGCTTTCCAAAATGTGCTTTGCTCTTGTGTGGCCTGAGTGTCTCATGACCTGATGTTTGTTATCTGTTAAGAAGCTTATGTAAGCAGATCCTGCCTCCCAGATACAAACAGTTTTCTGCTTACTTTGTCTGCAGATGCGATCGATTAGCTTACACATATAGACGCTTTTTGCTAAAATTTGCGATCGTTACGTtttaagaacaaataaataagagCAACACCTGTGACTCTTTTCCCCCCTTATATACTTCATCAATGGTATTTGCTCTGATTCGAGATACTTCTAGAAGAATAGCTTGATTTCAATGTCTTCCTCTTTTCCAAACAGGAGCTGGTGTCTGACACTAACCAGCATGTGAAATCTGCCCTGGCTTCTGTCATCATGGGTCTGTCCACCATCTTGGGCAAGGATAACACTGTTGAACATCTGCTTCCTCTTTTCCTGGCCCAACTGAAGGACGAGGTAACCTATCTGGCCATAGGCCAGTCTCTCATctctgtgtgtatatgtgtttctctttctttcctctgtggTCAAAGCTTCTTTTGATGGTACATCTGTATGACTATATTTTCATGCAGGTCTTCATGTTACAGGTTTTGATGGGTCACCTTGTATTAGGTTTAAGGGCTTAATTGTTAACAGCAGTCAGCTTTCTGCCTACATAGTAAGCTGACTACTAACGCAAACCAATGAAAACACAGGGTACCTTAAAATGCTCCCTATGTAGGCTGCTCACTAGAATTTGGAACGGCTGTTTTCTTCTCTACTGTCCCTGATTGATGTTCCTATGATGGGCTTCTCTTCATGACTCGTCTGCAAGACATATTAGCTTTAAGATGTTAGCAATAAACTCTTAGTCTGTTTTCAAATGAAGTTGAACTTTGCCCTTAGCTTTCGGCGAGACCATGAGCCAAAACCGAAGCTTTTCCAAGCGCCTGCCTCCTCTGTTTGTGTTTCCTTCTGTTTTATTGGTCTCCTCTTGAATGTCAAACACGACTCGAGAACGTAGGAGCCGGGTTCTGTGAATTCTGTACTGAAGTGTATTTCCATTGGCTGCTTATCTGCCTGGCTCTGTTTGACTTACAAACTTGTTGTTTGGATTTTAGTCAGTCATCACCAAAGTGCACTTGCTCAAGCAAGTCATCAAATATTTGgccatgtgtgtgcgtgcactgTCACATGAGCCTTTTATGgaaaatataaaagataaaaaaattcacTAAGAAAAGGCTGCTtaaggtttgtactgaaaaatgAAATGGGAAATATGAATCgatttttttactataatacATACAAATCCTGCAGTTGCAGTAAACCCCTAAAGTCaagaaaatgaatgtaaattatgaaattaagtaatatactgtagattttgtttttcaaatctgCATTGGTAATATCGTAAAACATCAATGCGTGTTAACCttatactccacccaaaaaatgtaatcttcTCAGCAGTAAATCGAGCGATTTGCGAGTAGTTTGATGcttttacatttacgtttattCGCTTCATTTGCGCGCGAAATTCAATTTATAACAGACGCAAATTTGCGTCATAgtaggggcttctgccaggcggctccagtcttGTTGGGAAATGGCTGACATGGATTTTGTTGAGAtttaccagattgtccgaccttctcactcactttcttccaaacAAGATACTTTTTCCCATTTCGATAAAAGGAagaagatgtatcgtacagctccgggtatccacatacagcaacgtTGTTTTTTGTCCTCACttgttgtttgggatttctgcctccgctcaCTACGTCATAATCAcatcactactagagcaagctcctgattggttaacgtaGTGAGAATATTAGCCAAAGTTCCAATTTTTGTGTCAAACGCTTAAGTCATTGAGGCATTcctgtctttgcattgacttgaCATGGAAACTACTCGTCGCTGAACGCTTCATTCGTGTCTGGTGGGAATGCAGCATGACACTCACcagtgtacatttctttgttctaataagcacaaagaaagatatttggaagaatgttattaaCTGACAtgtctgggacatcattgactaccatagtaggatgtTCTTGATGTGTTGAtcacaaaatttgatatttaggtttttttacaaaagcaaaCCGGTCTGGGGCACCTTAGACTGCCATTTTAATTGTTTCTACTATGGTCGTcaatgtcccagaaatgtcagttgctaacatttttctaaatatatatcattgtattcaacagaacaaagacatgtatacaggtttggaacaacttggggtggcagtaattcatgacagaatttaatttctgtGTCCCTTTAATAATTTGTAAGCAAATTGAAAGAGTAAACCTGGGAccaagttttaaataaaatgaataactgCAAATTTTTTCCTCATTGATCTCCAGTGTCCTGAGGTGAGGCTGAACATCATCTCTAACCTGGACTGTGTGAATGAGGTGATCGGCATCCGGCAGCTCTCTCAGTCTCTGTTGCCAGCTATAGTGGAACTGGCCGAGGATGCCAAGTGGAGGGTTCGACTGGCCATCATTGAGTACATGCCCCTACTGGCTGGCCAACTGGTGTGTGCTCCACTTTCACATCTGCATATTGATTGATTTCTAAAATCGGGACTGGGCGCGTGTCATTTTGAAGCTTACGATGTTTGTGGGGATCACAAAAGAATCTGTACTTTGCCATGCCATGAAAGTAAACGTTATCTCTATGATAGATAAAGTgtatattaaaatgattgtcAGTATTGGTTGCATGTAACTCTAACCCTTCGTTCCCAGGGTGTGGAGTTTTTCGACGAGAAGTTGAATTCCCTGTGCATGGCATGGCTCATTGACCACGGTAGGTCTTCTGAGTTATCTTTAAACACTGTTAGTTCTATCTGGTGTACAGTTTATATTGCTAAACTGCTTTGGCTGTGCTTTCTTCATACACCTCCTCCTGCTGCTGTCcccataagaaaaaaaaacatttgtggaGACGTGCGTCTCAGCACTTCCTGTTCTGATCTGCCTGCCAATTACAAGAGTCTGATCagaatctctctctcgcttgctctttttctcttttttcccccacTGTATCTTTTTCATACTCTTGTGTGTCGTTTCATTGTAGTATAATAAGCATTGATTTCAGTCAATATGTAGGTCTGAGTCTTGCTTCTCACACATATTCACTAAGGATGTGCAAAAATGGCAGTATTTTTGTTGGGTTGTGTCATGCACAGTAATGGAAATATTGCTCATAGCAACTCCGACAGAAACGTATTGTTAAAGGCAGTGAAATTTTTGGACAAATTTGATGGTGGAGCtttaaactttcttttaaagttttttgctatGTTTGAAAGTAGTACATTAAAGCATAACAAGCTAAAACATCTCAGAGATTGTGCTTCTCTAAGTTACATCTCATTTATTAAGCACCATTATTAAAGCTACAATGTGTAGTTTTGCCTTATATGTATATCTCTGTatcaaattaaattgaaaataaatattttcaatcgAGTCAAAATTAACAGATTTGCTCCAGACgtctcaaattataaatcattataagcTTACTGTTGCGTATCGAGGTAGGCAGACAGGTTTTTCATGTTACTTGCACAAAATTATGAATAGCTAATGAAAAAAGTGTTAATAACACCACTAGGTGACTTTACTATTTGaccatttttatacatttctaaaatTCACTCAGTTCTAAATCCCCTTTACAAAACCCATTGCTAAGTAAGTTACTGGTTTTTGTCATCTAAACCTTTTTAAAGTCTTTTGAACCGCTTGCTTTGATTTGCATGTCAATGGTAATGAATGTTTCAGATTGGAGGGTCTCATAATAAAGCCtttgaaaaaaagttgccagcctacgccagcgttttttaacattctaacccaactttaatggctcacagtacattttctgtaaagaactTATGTCAAAttaaagaacagagtctcagctttttaacaaaagaaaccgtattgttctatcttcatttgttcattgtttATCACCCCTTAAATGTGGAtaggtttctttaaaaatgcatcactttgattaaacagctgagataattaacgtttttgtcACAGATTCCACCCAGATACCACTCAGAAGAATCATtcaaaaccgctaaaacatatacgttctaggttctgggattctgtgcTTTTcccccaaaggtgtgtaatagcgccacctgctgttcaacagtacaaacactgattgccgtaataactcgtctttggcggggaagcagttttttttaaatgacgagataactcgtcaatggcggtgaaagagttaactATTGTCACAACGGTTCTGAACACGGGCTGTGTAGATCTAGCCGATGTTCAGTGCGCTGCACAACACAGACGCATAATTAAACTCTGACACAGTTGCAGACAAAGGGCCAGATGGGTTACATCACTGGAATGTTCTTGTGTATCCTGCGCTACCCGCTTGCTTAAGACCTCAGAGTGGTTCTATAGAAATGTGAATTCATCTTtctgacaaaaacacacaggcACCTCTGCAAAACATCCACGGTGTCAAAAAGGATTCTGTCacggatgttttttttatctccgCTTTAAACTTGACCTACATGAAGCTCAACACATTTGTCTTATTTGTGATTGGACTGAGGTTTAGGATTGAAAGCCTTTTAATGAatggatgatgtcatcatcaaaCCGATTGTAAAGGGGGCTTCAGTGCACAATTTTACACAATGTTTGTGTATGCCCACTATTCCTGGAATGGAAGTAAAATAGCTTGGATTGAAATCTCTATTCCAGTTATTGTGAAGACAGGTGGAATGAAGTCTGTAGTGGTAACGCAGAACAACAAAACTATGTTGTTGACTAACAGCACACAGTCCTGCCAGCAGGATCAAGAGCTCACATGCCAGCGATCTGTTTGATCAAACTGTCTAGGGAAAGCTGAAACCAGGCAAAATAAGAGAACGAGTACGCAATTCCCGGTCAGTCACCTAGGGAGAAAAATGATAAAGCACTGTTAGATATGAAGGAGATGTGATGGAGCTGATAAAAATGTTGGCTGGTAAGTGGAAGGCTGTCGTATCAAGtcagtcttaaagggatagttcacccaaatttaagAACTGTCACGAATGCTCCTCATTttaatcctgtatgacttttttctgcagaacacaaattaagatatttttgtaAGAATGTTCAAACATtcacccccattgacttcccttttatggacacaaaacaatggagacattttctcaaaatatcttttgtgttccagtcgtatacaggttttgaatatcttaaggttgaataaatgatgaccgagGGAACTTTGCCTTTAAGGGTACAGTGGTGGTTTAAAATCAATTGGAAATTAATTGGAAAATAAGACTAGGAAAATGTTCCTAGTCTTATTGTTCATGATATTTGTCTTCATAATCGTTAAAGTTTCCTAATGTTGAAAACAGCTTTAGGACTGGATGTCCTACCAGCATGACTAAAAATATTTGTGGTTCCATTGTCTTGTAGTGTATGCCATTCGAGAGGCTGCAACCTGCAATCTAATGAAGCTTGTGGAGAAGTTTGGAGCAGAGTGGGCTCAGAACACCATCGTACCCAAGGTTATCGGCATGGCCAATGATCCCAACTACCTGCACAGGATGACCACACTCTTCTGCATCAATGTAAGTGTGGATAACTAGAAACGTGTTTCTTCTCTTTAAAGTGATATAAATGAATTCATCCCATAGCGTTCAAAACTTGTCTATGACTCGGTGGTTCTGtatccatacaacagaagttaATGGGAACCAATGATGTTTGGTTAtggacgttcttcaaaatatcttaatataaAATTTTTGGCTGTTTCTGTGTGTCAGGCTCTGTCTGAAGCATGCGGACAGGAGATCACCACCAAGCACATGTTACCCATAGTCCTCAAGATGTCCAATGACCAGGTGGCCAACGTACGCTTCAACGTGGCCAAGTCCCTGCAGAAAATTGGACCGGTTTTGGAaagcaggtttgtttacagttttattCAAAATTCATTTGATGGTAGAGATGTTTGCATAATCAAACACGCCTACAATAACAATGACGTATCCCACAGCGCTTTACAGGCAGAGGTCAAACCAGTACTGGAGAAACTAGCCACAGACCAAGACATGGATGTGAAGTACTTTGCTCTAGAAGCTATAAGTGGTATGTATCCTTTCATTTCACTGACTTTACTAGCTTAAGATGTTTCTgaacattgtttttcattttactgtgtgtttttacagtTCTTTCTTTGGCCTGATTGGCTGCTTCTCCACGTGGACAACTGACAACACAAGACTTGTTGCGCTCtatttattgtcaattctgatTGGTTAAGTTTCATCAGTGTATCCTTGTGTTTCTCTCAAAGATATTGAACGGATCAAAGGATGGCCTTGTCATCTCATATTACCTCTCTTTCCGTACTCAAATCTGCCTCAAACATCCCGACGCTTGTACAGTTTACACATAGCTCTGTAGACTCCCACCTATGGCTCCatagccccccccccccccggcaCAGTCGTATCACAATTGGTACGTGACTGCTTCTGCATGCCGTTGCTTTTCTTAGACCGAAGTTCATCCTGCATGCAACAGATGGTGCGAAATGCCTGTTTATTTGCTTTAGTAAATTTGCAAGCGCACAGCACATTGTTTACATGTGCGCCCTCCCCTGGGAAAACTCTCCACTTTGCTCGCACAAGTTAACCGCAGTCCCCTGCGTACGCGGGGAGAATAACATTCAGGACACATTTTGGATCCATTGCGGTCTCTTGGAATTTGCTTAATGATGTAATGAGGTCACATGTTGTCATGAGCGTTTCAATAAGGGGCCATTTATTGAATTTAACTGCATCAGCTGTGCTTTATCAAGGGGTACTTGTGTCTGAAAGTATATCTTGCACACTATTTGGCCTGCATTTGAGGGCTAGGCAAACATATGAAACTTCTGCCAataatttctgtcattttg
Protein-coding regions in this window:
- the ppp2r1bb gene encoding serine/threonine-protein phosphatase 2A 65 kDa regulatory subunit A beta isoform; translated protein: MAGAEGDDSLYPIAVLIDELRNEDVQLRLNSIKKLSTIALALGVERTRTELLPFLTDTIYDEDEVLLALAEQLGSFTLLVGGPEFVHCLLPPLESLATVEETVVRDKAVESLRKISQEHSPVDLEVHFVPLVKRLASGDWFTSRTSACGLFSVCYPRVSSSVKAEIRQHFRTLCSDDTPMVRRAAASKLGEFAKVLELDYVKSDIIPLFTALASDEQDSVRLLAVEAGVSIATLLPQEDLETLVMPTLRQAAEDKSWRVRYMVADKFSELQKAVGPEITKNDLVPAFQNLLKDCEAEVRAASANKVKVFCENLPEDSRETIIMTHILPCVKELVSDTNQHVKSALASVIMGLSTILGKDNTVEHLLPLFLAQLKDECPEVRLNIISNLDCVNEVIGIRQLSQSLLPAIVELAEDAKWRVRLAIIEYMPLLAGQLGVEFFDEKLNSLCMAWLIDHVYAIREAATCNLMKLVEKFGAEWAQNTIVPKVIGMANDPNYLHRMTTLFCINALSEACGQEITTKHMLPIVLKMSNDQVANVRFNVAKSLQKIGPVLESSALQAEVKPVLEKLATDQDMDVKYFALEAISVLSLA